From Chromohalobacter canadensis, one genomic window encodes:
- the epsC gene encoding serine O-acetyltransferase EpsC, which translates to MHNVDWQLEEIVTQLRATRETWRERHGRSRERGCRELPSRSAIRVITDDLIGALFPMRLGPSDLRRESEDFYVGHTLDATLNALCHEVCLELKYIARQLGHDAGDTQARAVEIVQGFAADLPELRRRLDADVMAAYHGDPAARSVDEVLLCYPGVHAVIHHRIASYFYQEDLSLLARMIAEIAHSDTGIDIHPGATIGEGFFIDHGTGVVIGETAIIGNNVRLYQAVTLGAKRFPSDERGHLEKGLPRHPIVEDDVVVYAGATILGRITIGKGSIIGGNVWLTRSVEPGSNVTQANLQSGPCP; encoded by the coding sequence ATGCATAACGTCGATTGGCAGCTTGAGGAAATCGTGACGCAGTTGAGAGCCACGCGCGAAACCTGGCGCGAGCGTCATGGACGCTCGCGCGAGCGTGGCTGTCGTGAACTGCCGTCACGGAGTGCCATTCGTGTCATTACCGACGACTTGATCGGAGCGTTGTTTCCGATGCGTCTCGGCCCTAGTGACCTGCGCCGCGAGAGCGAGGACTTCTACGTCGGCCATACGCTGGATGCCACCCTCAATGCGCTATGCCACGAAGTGTGCCTGGAGCTGAAGTACATCGCCCGGCAATTGGGACACGATGCCGGTGATACCCAGGCGCGTGCGGTGGAGATCGTGCAGGGTTTCGCGGCTGACCTGCCCGAGCTCCGTCGCCGCCTCGATGCCGATGTGATGGCGGCCTACCATGGCGATCCGGCGGCGCGCAGCGTCGATGAGGTGTTGTTGTGCTATCCGGGGGTGCATGCGGTCATCCATCACCGTATCGCCAGCTATTTTTACCAGGAGGATCTTTCGTTGCTGGCGCGGATGATCGCGGAAATCGCGCATTCGGATACGGGCATCGACATCCATCCGGGAGCCACTATCGGCGAGGGTTTCTTCATCGACCATGGCACTGGCGTGGTCATCGGTGAAACCGCGATCATTGGCAATAACGTGCGTCTCTATCAGGCCGTGACGCTTGGGGCCAAGCGCTTTCCATCGGATGAGCGCGGCCATCTGGAAAAAGGCCTGCCGCGCCACCCCATCGTCGAGGACGATGTGGTCGTCTACGCCGGGGCGACCATTTTGGGGCGGATCACCATCGGCAAGGGCTCGATCATTGGGGGCAACGTGTGGCTCACGCGTAGTGTGGAGCCGGGCAGCAACGTGACTCAGGCCAACCTGCAAAGCGGGCCGTGTCCGTAA
- the cysN gene encoding sulfate adenylyltransferase subunit CysN, with product MSHQSSLIADDIESYLQEHENKDLLRFITCGSVDDGKSTLIGRLLHDSKMIYEDQLAAITQASKTSGTTGDQVDLALLVDGLQSEREQGITIDVAYRYFSTDKRKFIIADTPGHEQYTRNMATGASTASLAVILIDARHGVQTQTRRHSFIADLLGIQHLVIAVNKMDLVDYSQARFDEIVAEYREFAAKLNAPDIHFVPLSALEGDNVVNRSENMPWYTVDGQPGTPLLELLETVEVAHDRNLTDLRLPVQYVNRPHLDFRGYCGTLEAGILRPGQAVKVLPSGKHSTVSRIVTFDGDLEVAYPGQAITVTLEDEIDISRGDWLVAADAEVPLADAFEADIVWMHDTALETGRLYDLKLSTRDLAGKVSQIDYQIDVNTLEHYRADSLGLNAIGRCRIEVAGTLPVDDYRVSPGTGSFIVIDRLTNVTVGAGMVRGAAKGTGTSNGEVDWQAFEIELNALVRKHFPHWEAKDVRSLLGH from the coding sequence ATGTCACACCAGTCATCGCTGATCGCCGACGATATCGAGTCCTACCTGCAGGAGCATGAGAACAAGGACCTTTTGCGCTTCATTACCTGCGGGAGCGTCGACGACGGCAAGTCGACCCTGATCGGGCGCTTGCTGCACGACTCCAAGATGATCTACGAAGATCAGCTCGCGGCCATCACGCAGGCCTCCAAGACCAGCGGCACCACCGGCGACCAGGTCGACCTGGCGCTGCTCGTCGACGGCTTGCAGTCCGAGCGTGAGCAGGGCATCACCATCGATGTCGCGTACCGGTATTTCTCTACCGACAAGCGCAAGTTCATCATCGCCGACACGCCGGGGCACGAGCAGTACACCCGCAACATGGCCACCGGCGCCTCCACGGCCAGCCTCGCGGTGATCCTGATCGATGCCCGTCACGGCGTGCAGACCCAGACCCGGCGGCACAGCTTCATTGCCGACCTGCTGGGCATCCAGCACCTGGTGATCGCGGTCAACAAGATGGACCTGGTCGACTACTCCCAGGCGCGTTTCGACGAGATCGTCGCCGAGTATCGCGAATTTGCCGCCAAGCTCAACGCGCCGGACATCCACTTCGTGCCGCTGTCCGCGCTGGAAGGCGACAATGTCGTCAATCGTAGCGAGAACATGCCCTGGTACACCGTCGATGGACAACCGGGGACGCCGTTGCTCGAACTGCTCGAGACCGTCGAGGTCGCCCACGACCGGAACCTGACGGATCTGCGGCTGCCGGTACAGTACGTCAACCGCCCGCACCTCGATTTCCGCGGTTACTGCGGCACGCTCGAGGCCGGTATCCTGCGCCCCGGGCAGGCGGTCAAAGTGCTGCCCTCTGGCAAGCACTCCACGGTGTCGCGCATCGTCACCTTCGACGGCGACCTTGAGGTGGCCTATCCGGGGCAGGCGATCACCGTCACCCTTGAGGATGAGATCGACATCTCGCGCGGCGATTGGCTGGTTGCCGCCGACGCTGAGGTGCCGCTGGCGGACGCCTTCGAGGCGGACATCGTGTGGATGCACGACACCGCTCTCGAGACCGGTCGGCTCTACGATCTCAAGCTTTCCACCCGGGATCTGGCCGGCAAGGTGAGCCAGATCGACTACCAGATCGACGTCAACACGCTTGAGCACTACCGTGCCGACAGCCTGGGGCTAAACGCCATCGGCCGCTGCCGCATCGAAGTCGCCGGCACGCTGCCGGTAGACGATTACCGTGTGAGTCCCGGTACCGGTAGCTTCATCGTCATCGATCGACTGACCAACGTCACCGTGGGCGCGGGTATGGTACGTGGTGCGGCCAAAGGCACCGGTACGAGTAATGGCGAGGTGGATTGGCAAGCCTTCGAGATAGAGCTCAATGCCTTGGTCCGTAAGCATTTCCCGCACTGGGAAGCGAAAGACGTCCGCTCGCTATTAGGGCACTGA
- the cysD gene encoding sulfate adenylyltransferase subunit CysD: protein MSEISPERQTHLKQLEAESIHIIREVAAEFANPVMLYSIGKDSSVMLHLARKAFYPGTPPFPLMHVNTTWKFREMIEFRDRMADEVGMELIEHINQEGVEAGINPFDHGSAKHTDIMKTQALKQALDKHGFDAAFGGARRDEEASRAKERVYSFRDKHHRWDPKNQRPELWSIYNGKINKGESIRVFPLSNWTELDIWQYIYLESIPIVPLYYAASRPVVERDGTWIMVDDDRMPLEDGEVPEEKWVRFRTLGCYPLTGAVESKADTLPEIIQEMLLTKTSERSGRAIDKDQAGSMERKKREGYF from the coding sequence ATGTCTGAAATCTCACCCGAACGCCAAACTCATTTGAAGCAGCTTGAGGCGGAGTCGATCCATATCATCCGCGAGGTGGCTGCCGAATTCGCCAACCCGGTGATGTTGTACTCCATCGGCAAGGATTCGTCGGTGATGCTGCACCTGGCGCGCAAGGCGTTCTATCCCGGCACGCCTCCGTTCCCGTTGATGCACGTCAACACCACCTGGAAATTCCGCGAGATGATCGAGTTTCGCGACCGCATGGCGGACGAGGTGGGCATGGAGTTGATCGAGCATATCAACCAGGAAGGCGTCGAGGCGGGCATCAACCCGTTCGATCACGGGAGTGCCAAGCATACCGACATCATGAAAACCCAGGCGCTCAAGCAGGCGCTGGACAAACACGGCTTCGATGCTGCCTTCGGCGGCGCGCGTCGCGACGAGGAAGCCTCGCGCGCCAAAGAGCGCGTCTACTCCTTCCGCGACAAGCATCACCGCTGGGACCCCAAGAACCAGCGTCCGGAGCTGTGGAGCATCTACAACGGCAAGATCAACAAGGGCGAGTCGATCCGCGTCTTCCCGCTTTCCAACTGGACCGAGCTGGATATCTGGCAGTACATCTATCTGGAATCGATCCCCATCGTCCCGTTGTACTACGCCGCCTCGCGCCCGGTGGTCGAGCGCGACGGCACGTGGATCATGGTCGACGATGATCGCATGCCGCTGGAAGACGGCGAGGTCCCCGAGGAGAAGTGGGTGCGTTTCCGTACACTGGGCTGCTACCCGCTTACCGGTGCGGTGGAATCGAAAGCCGACACGTTGCCCGAGATCATCCAGGAAATGCTGCTGACCAAGACCAGCGAACGCTCAGGCCGCGCCATCGATAAGGACCAGGCGGGGTCCATGGAGCGTAAAAAACGCGAAGGGTACTTTTAA
- a CDS encoding phosphodiesterase: MRLIQISDCHLCANPEARSRIGYPLRQLRAVVAQARRLRPDIVLVSGDIGHDESPAAYRHAFEVFAEFECPWFWMTGNHDHPEFMEELHPFHDELDLGEWRLLLLDSRVPGQAGGELGQAALQDLAARLEEDDRPTLLAMHHPPLEIGSAWMDALGLADREALWQTLAAYGQVRAVLCGHIHQAFAARHGDIAVYGCPATADQFLPRRDDFTLDEASRPGFRIIDLQGQRLSTWVERVDP; this comes from the coding sequence ATGCGCCTGATCCAGATCAGCGATTGTCATCTCTGTGCCAATCCCGAGGCGCGCTCGCGCATCGGGTACCCGCTACGTCAGTTGCGTGCTGTCGTCGCCCAGGCGCGGCGGTTGCGCCCGGATATCGTGCTGGTCAGCGGCGATATCGGCCATGATGAATCCCCGGCCGCGTACCGCCATGCCTTCGAGGTCTTCGCTGAATTCGAGTGCCCATGGTTCTGGATGACCGGCAATCACGACCACCCCGAATTCATGGAGGAGCTGCATCCTTTCCATGATGAACTCGATCTCGGCGAGTGGCGGCTACTGCTGCTGGATTCCCGCGTTCCCGGCCAGGCGGGTGGAGAGTTGGGCCAAGCTGCCTTGCAGGACCTTGCCGCGCGCCTCGAGGAAGACGACCGTCCCACGTTGCTGGCCATGCACCACCCACCGCTGGAAATCGGCTCGGCGTGGATGGATGCGCTGGGCCTGGCGGACCGTGAGGCGCTATGGCAGACGCTGGCCGCCTATGGCCAGGTGCGGGCGGTGCTATGTGGACATATTCACCAGGCCTTTGCGGCACGGCATGGCGACATTGCCGTTTACGGTTGTCCCGCTACTGCCGATCAGTTTCTTCCCCGGCGAGACGATTTCACGCTCGATGAAGCGTCTCGCCCCGGTTTTCGGATCATCGATCTGCAAGGGCAACGGTTGTCGACCTGGGTCGAGCGCGTCGATCCATGA
- a CDS encoding DUF1249 domain-containing protein has product MAKAAYVNDLKSLQGECTANYLRLSRLLGDMGAGETREVALASEHRRFGSLWLEVLECAPYTTICRVSQSGVLDGIIESPRMRVHLYHDARMAEVTDFQRQRHFHGRYRYPNARMHQPDEKLQLNRFLGEWLEHGLAHGLTVDVPELP; this is encoded by the coding sequence ATGGCGAAAGCGGCATATGTTAACGACCTCAAGTCCCTGCAAGGCGAGTGCACGGCCAACTACCTGCGGCTGAGCCGGCTGCTCGGTGACATGGGCGCCGGAGAAACACGCGAGGTCGCTCTGGCCAGTGAGCATCGCCGCTTTGGCTCGCTGTGGTTGGAAGTGCTCGAATGTGCGCCTTACACCACCATTTGCCGTGTCTCGCAGAGTGGTGTGCTGGACGGCATCATCGAGTCACCGCGCATGCGCGTGCATTTGTATCACGATGCGCGTATGGCGGAAGTTACCGACTTTCAGCGCCAACGGCATTTTCATGGCCGGTATCGCTATCCCAACGCACGCATGCATCAGCCCGACGAAAAACTCCAGCTCAATCGTTTCTTGGGCGAGTGGTTGGAACATGGGTTGGCCCACGGGCTGACCGTGGACGTGCCGGAGCTGCCTTGA
- a CDS encoding NUDIX domain-containing protein: MTEQAHPYKPRYAHESVEERFDETLQSGFFSLERRHYRHRRFDGRWSERVIREVHVRHDAVGVLLYDPQRDCVVHVEQIRAGALDDPLSPWKLEPVAGLVDAGETGAEVARRESMEEAGCEIGELIELYTYYPSPGACTERVTLFCGLVDSDGVGGVHGLESENEDIQVHVLTFAQTWALLEQGVIDNAMSLIALNWLVRERASLRARR, translated from the coding sequence ATGACTGAACAGGCTCATCCTTACAAGCCGCGTTACGCGCATGAGTCGGTCGAGGAGCGCTTCGATGAAACGCTGCAGTCGGGATTTTTTAGTCTTGAGCGGCGTCACTATCGGCATCGCCGTTTTGACGGTCGATGGAGCGAGCGGGTCATCCGCGAAGTCCATGTGCGTCACGACGCGGTCGGTGTGCTGCTTTACGATCCGCAGCGTGATTGCGTGGTGCACGTCGAGCAGATACGTGCCGGTGCGTTGGACGATCCGCTCAGCCCCTGGAAGCTGGAGCCCGTGGCGGGGTTGGTCGACGCAGGCGAGACTGGCGCCGAGGTCGCCCGCCGTGAATCCATGGAAGAGGCGGGCTGTGAGATCGGCGAGTTGATCGAACTGTATACGTATTATCCGAGCCCCGGCGCCTGCACCGAGAGGGTCACATTGTTCTGCGGGTTGGTGGATAGCGATGGTGTGGGGGGCGTGCACGGTCTCGAGAGCGAAAACGAAGACATTCAGGTTCACGTACTCACTTTTGCCCAGACCTGGGCACTGCTCGAGCAAGGTGTCATCGATAACGCGATGTCTCTGATCGCGTTGAATTGGCTGGTGCGTGAGCGCGCCTCGCTACGGGCAAGGAGGTAG
- a CDS encoding TRAP transporter TatT component family protein, translating into MQVRYFAEACRRRRLVPARLHVVLCAALIGALSSALAWADASPDGVYPLMSRWGNVEYGMQGAAQEKALASLAEEADALAEAHPDNAHVLTAEGAILASYAKAKGGLGALDLATRARKALERAIELDPRGDDGAAYVTLGALYDRAPGWPVSFGDDDKAGELLSRALEIRGDGIDTHYFYATYLRDEGRRAEARRHAQQAVDGQAREGRDSDEALREKARRLLDELS; encoded by the coding sequence ATGCAGGTTCGTTATTTTGCGGAAGCATGCCGTCGACGCCGCCTCGTACCGGCACGTCTTCATGTTGTCTTGTGCGCCGCATTGATCGGTGCGCTCAGTAGCGCTCTGGCCTGGGCCGACGCCTCGCCGGATGGTGTGTATCCGCTGATGTCGCGTTGGGGAAACGTGGAGTATGGCATGCAGGGCGCGGCACAGGAAAAGGCATTGGCAAGCCTGGCGGAAGAAGCCGATGCACTCGCCGAGGCGCATCCCGACAACGCACATGTGTTGACGGCCGAAGGCGCGATTCTTGCCTCGTACGCCAAGGCCAAGGGCGGCCTCGGGGCGCTTGATCTGGCGACGCGCGCACGCAAGGCGCTGGAACGTGCCATCGAGCTCGACCCGCGCGGGGATGACGGCGCCGCCTATGTGACGTTGGGGGCGCTTTATGATCGTGCGCCGGGTTGGCCAGTATCGTTCGGCGATGACGACAAGGCCGGTGAACTGCTGAGTCGCGCGCTGGAAATTCGCGGCGATGGCATCGACACTCATTACTTCTATGCCACGTATCTCCGTGACGAGGGGCGTCGTGCCGAGGCACGTCGCCACGCGCAGCAGGCCGTCGATGGACAGGCCCGCGAGGGGCGCGATTCTGACGAGGCGTTGCGAGAGAAAGCGCGGCGGCTATTGGACGAATTGTCATAG
- the greB gene encoding transcription elongation factor GreB, producing the protein MKGRNMTRWRDPAKDPRQEKKSPLITAQGYARLKGIHEHLSRVKRPALSTKVGEAAAQGDRSENADYTYNKKELNRVIARIRYLGKRLDEVQVVDRLPADTSRIYFGAYVTLEDEHGEELAIRIVGHDETDTDKHWVSVDAPLARALLGKGLDEDVTVNAPAGDTTYVITDIAYADPDA; encoded by the coding sequence ATGAAAGGCCGCAACATGACCCGCTGGCGCGACCCTGCCAAGGACCCGCGCCAGGAAAAGAAGAGCCCGCTGATCACGGCACAAGGCTATGCCCGACTCAAGGGCATCCATGAGCATCTTTCCCGCGTCAAACGCCCCGCGCTTTCCACCAAGGTGGGCGAAGCCGCCGCCCAGGGGGACCGCAGCGAGAACGCCGACTACACCTATAACAAGAAAGAGCTCAACCGTGTCATCGCGCGCATCCGCTATCTCGGCAAGCGCCTGGATGAGGTTCAGGTCGTCGACCGCCTGCCCGCCGATACCTCACGGATATACTTCGGTGCCTATGTCACGCTCGAGGATGAACACGGCGAGGAACTGGCAATTCGCATCGTGGGTCACGACGAAACCGACACCGACAAGCACTGGGTCAGCGTCGACGCCCCGCTCGCCCGAGCCTTGCTGGGCAAAGGGCTCGACGAGGACGTCACCGTCAACGCCCCGGCCGGCGACACCACCTACGTGATCACGGACATCGCCTACGCCGATCCCGATGCCTAA
- a CDS encoding class I SAM-dependent methyltransferase, which translates to MSAETPPCQLLARQSHDYRDWLWVAPPHDAWLETNGGSVWSADAAICQAWRARGNRVYDGLAPVLETPVAGAVLFWPKTHALGEWWLLALCAVLPEGTPLQVVGEHQGGVKRVLKSLAALGLGCRKVDSARRCTLYATRTAALSLSPEAAWTTFEAAGLSVASHPGVFGHGKLDDGTRLLLETLPDALGDPAGRHLLDMGCGDGILAAWLSVRGASVSAVDLNAFAVAATRRTLEANQVAGEAWQSDVYSEVAGKFDAIVSNPPFHQERAIDYGPAARLIREAPDKLVRGGCLILVANAFLPYPRLLEEAFGDFTVLADDRRFRVYRAIKR; encoded by the coding sequence ATGAGTGCGGAGACGCCCCCTTGCCAGTTGCTGGCCCGTCAGTCCCATGATTATCGCGATTGGTTGTGGGTCGCGCCGCCTCACGATGCCTGGCTGGAAACGAACGGCGGCAGCGTGTGGAGCGCGGATGCGGCGATTTGTCAGGCATGGCGAGCGCGTGGAAACCGGGTTTACGACGGTCTCGCGCCGGTGCTGGAAACGCCGGTTGCGGGGGCCGTGCTGTTCTGGCCCAAGACACATGCGCTAGGCGAGTGGTGGCTGCTGGCGCTGTGCGCGGTGTTGCCCGAAGGCACGCCGCTACAGGTTGTCGGCGAACATCAAGGGGGCGTCAAGCGTGTGCTCAAATCGTTGGCCGCGCTGGGGCTGGGGTGTCGCAAGGTGGATAGCGCGCGGCGCTGTACGCTTTACGCCACGCGTACGGCGGCGTTATCGCTGTCGCCGGAGGCGGCCTGGACAACGTTCGAGGCTGCCGGACTCAGCGTGGCGAGTCATCCCGGCGTGTTCGGTCACGGCAAGCTCGACGACGGCACACGCTTGTTGCTCGAGACGTTGCCCGACGCCCTCGGCGACCCAGCGGGGCGTCACCTACTTGATATGGGATGCGGTGACGGCATTCTCGCCGCCTGGCTCAGCGTAAGAGGCGCAAGCGTCTCGGCGGTGGATCTCAACGCCTTCGCGGTGGCCGCGACGCGTCGCACACTCGAAGCCAATCAGGTGGCGGGGGAGGCGTGGCAGAGCGATGTCTACAGCGAAGTGGCGGGAAAATTCGATGCCATCGTCAGTAACCCGCCTTTTCATCAGGAGCGTGCCATCGACTACGGCCCGGCGGCGCGCTTGATACGCGAGGCGCCCGACAAACTGGTACGGGGTGGCTGTCTAATCCTGGTGGCCAACGCCTTCCTGCCGTATCCCCGCTTGCTGGAAGAGGCTTTCGGTGATTTCACGGTGCTCGCCGATGATCGGCGGTTTCGTGTATATCGCGCCATCAAGCGTTAG
- a CDS encoding methyltransferase domain-containing protein — MPLVTNDRIFDGLADKFERSLYGTPRGAIRLAVLGHVLPSELPTDGRSALDVGAGLGQMSIWLAQRGHTVTMVEPSQDMRERAIACMGDLAVTPVDATWQTLPERTPGPWGLIVCHAVLEWLATPEAAFAQLATLLAPGGYLSLMVFNRDALRFSNVIKGNLDKALDDRLEGLGKRQRLTPISPLTDAQIRTWCTAEGLSVAAVAGVRIFHDYLWERHPAPAQLEKVIELERRYCQQEPHWRLGRYLHYTLYKPETVS, encoded by the coding sequence ATGCCATTGGTCACCAACGACCGGATTTTCGACGGCTTGGCCGACAAGTTTGAACGTAGCCTCTACGGGACGCCGCGAGGTGCGATTCGTCTGGCGGTACTGGGGCACGTGTTACCGAGTGAATTGCCCACCGATGGTCGGTCCGCGCTGGATGTGGGCGCGGGCCTGGGTCAAATGAGCATATGGCTAGCGCAACGTGGCCATACGGTCACCATGGTCGAGCCCTCGCAGGACATGCGCGAACGCGCCATCGCGTGCATGGGCGATCTGGCTGTCACGCCCGTCGATGCCACCTGGCAGACGCTTCCCGAACGCACGCCGGGGCCGTGGGGCCTGATCGTGTGCCACGCGGTTCTGGAGTGGTTGGCCACGCCAGAGGCTGCCTTCGCACAACTCGCCACGCTGCTGGCGCCGGGTGGATATCTGTCGTTGATGGTCTTCAACCGCGATGCATTGCGGTTCTCCAACGTGATCAAGGGCAACCTGGACAAGGCACTCGATGATCGGCTGGAAGGGCTCGGGAAACGCCAGCGTCTGACGCCGATCTCTCCGCTCACCGATGCCCAGATACGCACATGGTGTACGGCGGAAGGCCTGTCGGTCGCGGCAGTGGCGGGAGTGCGTATCTTTCACGACTACCTTTGGGAGCGCCACCCCGCGCCGGCGCAGCTCGAGAAGGTCATCGAACTCGAGCGCCGTTATTGTCAGCAGGAACCGCACTGGCGCCTGGGACGTTATCTGCACTACACCCTGTACAAACCGGAGACCGTGTCATGA
- a CDS encoding sensor domain-containing protein: protein MAPHTLPASLIELLEVSGMALAIADGDQPGCPLIFVNKGFEQLTGYAREDVLGRSCRLLKTGDADPEANHRLHRAIEERTPLTLTLENRRKDGTRFDSELMLAPLYSQEGHCYLVSVQRDIDEQHQSRTRWRIQDRLLEQLSVQAPGVLFQYRQWPNGQGDFPYISPRLADYCGIDRDALQQDAETLLARIAPEDRQQLRDALACSATSLRLWQRAFRYHHPTRGLRWLECAAIPTRLANGGTLWHGYLTDVTARKLATERMALAETVFDSTHDGILVTDADKRIIDVNPAFTQLTGYSAEEALGRTPHLLSSGKHDAQFYTSLFATVHQQGYWTGDIWNVRKDGSQLIENVTISAIHDVQGTITHYIAVFRDITQKHLKQARMERRAIYDPLTSLFNRDHFGGALENLLSGLSYTGIGVAVLFIDLDDFKPINDTYGHAAGDEALVIIAQRLKQQTRSTDLVARLGGDEFVIALAGMRSAEKAEKVAFKILDDLVSPISLRNEHSITLSASVGVAYTEDSQFAANALIAAADSAMYEAKSQGKNRVAMSQRHPSDGYDLYTRLQSALEKEELALFYQPILSLADERIVSFEALVRWHHPDQGLLAPHHFIDIVNHSSLERAYSSWLVHQAARTAQRFQACHMAVTVSINVTRDQVESGQLAEDMAQARKRHALASPFLNVEVVETAQFHDVDLAHNQLQQARRLGAQIALDDFGSGVSSLTYASQLPIDIVKIDQAVIRHLVERPQQRRFVSGIIDMAHAMQRIVLAEGVETPEQLDVLRHMGCDMAQGFLIGHPMPSDELEAHYLAGTTQLLYPLALQAQ from the coding sequence TTGGCCCCACATACCTTGCCTGCGTCGCTGATCGAGTTACTGGAAGTGTCAGGCATGGCACTCGCGATTGCCGATGGTGATCAGCCCGGCTGCCCCTTGATCTTCGTCAACAAGGGCTTCGAGCAACTCACCGGCTATGCCCGTGAGGACGTGTTGGGGCGCTCCTGCCGCTTGCTAAAGACGGGCGATGCAGACCCGGAGGCCAACCACCGCCTGCACCGGGCCATCGAAGAACGCACACCGCTGACGCTGACCCTCGAAAACCGTCGCAAGGACGGCACACGCTTCGACAGCGAACTGATGCTCGCCCCGCTATACAGTCAGGAGGGACATTGTTACCTGGTCAGCGTGCAGCGCGACATCGATGAACAGCATCAATCACGCACCCGCTGGCGCATCCAAGACCGTCTCCTCGAACAGCTCAGTGTCCAGGCGCCCGGCGTACTGTTTCAATATCGGCAATGGCCCAACGGGCAGGGCGACTTTCCCTACATCAGTCCCCGGCTGGCCGACTATTGCGGCATCGACCGCGACGCTCTGCAACAAGACGCCGAGACGTTATTGGCCCGGATCGCACCGGAGGATCGACAGCAGCTGCGCGACGCACTCGCATGCTCCGCCACGTCGCTCAGGCTATGGCAAAGGGCCTTTCGTTATCATCACCCCACTCGAGGGCTGCGCTGGCTGGAATGCGCCGCCATACCAACACGGCTAGCCAACGGGGGCACGCTGTGGCATGGCTATTTGACCGATGTCACCGCGCGCAAGCTCGCCACAGAACGCATGGCGCTGGCCGAGACGGTTTTCGACAGTACCCATGACGGCATCCTCGTGACCGATGCCGACAAGCGCATCATCGATGTCAATCCCGCCTTCACGCAGTTGACCGGATACAGCGCCGAGGAAGCCTTGGGACGCACTCCCCACTTGCTGTCCTCGGGCAAACACGATGCGCAGTTCTATACCAGCCTGTTCGCCACCGTGCACCAACAAGGGTACTGGACGGGCGATATCTGGAACGTTCGCAAGGACGGTAGTCAGCTCATCGAAAACGTCACTATCTCGGCGATCCACGACGTCCAAGGCACCATCACGCATTACATCGCCGTGTTTCGCGATATCACCCAGAAACACCTGAAACAGGCACGCATGGAGCGGCGCGCCATCTATGACCCACTTACCAGCCTGTTCAACCGCGACCATTTCGGAGGTGCGCTGGAAAACCTGCTCTCCGGGCTTTCCTACACCGGCATCGGGGTCGCCGTACTATTCATCGACCTCGATGACTTCAAACCGATCAACGATACATACGGCCACGCGGCAGGGGATGAAGCCCTGGTGATCATCGCCCAGCGGCTAAAGCAGCAAACACGCAGCACTGACCTGGTTGCGCGTCTGGGAGGCGACGAGTTCGTCATTGCTCTGGCGGGCATGCGCAGCGCAGAAAAAGCCGAGAAGGTGGCCTTCAAGATCCTCGACGACCTAGTCAGCCCCATCAGCCTGCGCAACGAGCATAGCATCACGCTCTCGGCCTCCGTGGGGGTCGCCTATACCGAGGACAGCCAATTCGCAGCGAACGCGTTGATCGCGGCCGCCGACAGCGCCATGTACGAAGCCAAGAGCCAAGGCAAGAACCGCGTCGCGATGAGCCAGCGACACCCAAGCGATGGTTACGATCTCTACACACGCCTGCAGAGCGCCCTGGAGAAGGAAGAATTGGCGCTGTTCTATCAACCCATCTTGTCGCTGGCCGATGAACGCATCGTCAGCTTCGAAGCACTGGTACGCTGGCATCACCCCGACCAGGGATTGCTCGCACCGCACCATTTCATCGATATCGTCAATCATTCCTCTCTGGAGCGTGCCTATAGTTCCTGGCTTGTCCACCAGGCCGCGCGCACCGCGCAACGCTTTCAAGCCTGCCACATGGCGGTCACCGTGAGCATCAACGTCACGCGCGATCAGGTCGAGTCCGGCCAGCTCGCCGAAGACATGGCGCAAGCACGCAAGCGCCATGCCCTCGCCTCGCCGTTCCTCAATGTCGAAGTCGTGGAAACCGCCCAATTCCATGACGTCGACCTGGCCCATAATCAACTCCAGCAAGCACGACGCCTCGGCGCCCAGATCGCCCTCGACGACTTCGGCTCCGGCGTCTCATCGCTGACGTACGCCAGCCAGCTTCCCATCGATATCGTCAAGATCGATCAGGCCGTCATTCGTCATCTCGTCGAGCGGCCGCAACAACGTCGTTTCGTCAGCGGTATCATCGACATGGCGCATGCCATGCAACGCATCGTGCTCGCCGAAGGTGTCGAAACGCCCGAGCAGCTCGACGTCCTGCGTCACATGGGCTGCGACATGGCACAAGGCTTTCTTATCGGCCATCCCATGCCAAGCGATGAACTCGAAGCACACTATCTAGCCGGCACGACCCAACTCCTCTATCCACTGGCGTTACAGGCGCAATAA